CGCCGGCCAAGCTGGTCGTCGACCTAGCCTCATCGGCCGGGCCATCGCAGCGCCGCGATTGGCGGCCCGAACTGAGCGTGTTGCCGTTTGCGGAACTGGACGACGATAAAGACAAAGCGGTCATCCACAACGTACGGCAATGCCGCTGGCGTTCCAGCGATGATTACGACGTCAAACACTCCGATTGGAAGTTCCGATGGGAGGATGTCCAAGCTGTCGACTTCATCGTCGTGCCGTTTCAAGACACGCCAATGCTAGCTCACACCATGATCAGCTTTGATCTGGGTGACGATCGCTACTTGGCACTCAGCGTCGAAGCCCGGCTGGAAGCGGGGGAGACCTATTCACCGATCGCCGGAGTGGCGAAGCAGTTCGATCTGATCTACATCCTTGGGGACGAAACCGATCTGTTGGGATTGCGAGCCGAGGTGCGGCGCAACGACATCTTCTTGTACCGCTCGCGAGCGACACCGCAACAATCGGCCCAGATCTTGCGTAGCGTCTTGGAACGCTGCAATCAATTGCGGCAGACGCCCGAGTTCTACGACTCGCTGCGGAACAGCTGTGCCACGAACGTCGCCGATCACATCGCCCCGTTCGCCCCGGCGAGCCTGATGACCGATTGGCGATTGATGATGCCCGGACACAGCGACAAACTGGCGTACGATCTGAAACTGATCGACACCTCGCGGCCGTTTGAACAGGTCCGCCGCGAAGCCTTTGTGAGCCTGAAAGCACGGCAACACTTGGGCGATAAAAACTTCTCGCGGCTGATTCGCGAATAGCCATCCAAATCGATCGACGCCAAGGTCTCATCGCCCCCCCTCTCCAATCGATCGAGAGGTGGCGCCCGCCACGAGACCGGCCGGTCGCAACCGCCACTGGTTCGTCAATATCAGACACGTCAAAGCAAAAAGGCCGGACGCCGACACGGGGAAAACGCGTCGACACCGGCCGATAGCGTGAAGGAGGCAACCGGCGGAGCCTAGCTGCCTCGACAAGCTTTTTATCGCGAACGATCTAGAGTCCGAACTCGCTGAAGTACTGATCCAGCGAAGCGTCCGATTCGTCTTCATCCTTCTCGTCGTCGATCACATCGACAGCGATCTGATCCAGAACGTCGTCGAATTCAACGACCGCGACGCTGGCGACCGAATCGTCATCCATCGACAACACGACAGCATCTTCTGGCAATTGCTCGCCGAACGAATCGGCTTCGGTCAGCAGCGTTCCACTGGCGACAATCGACGTTTGGGAAGGAAGCGCCCACGTCTGTTCCGCCTCACCCGCTGCGCGAGTCTGCCGATTCAAGTGGTTCAGGATCACCAACGCATCCAACGGTTGA
Above is a genomic segment from Rosistilla ulvae containing:
- a CDS encoding Lnb N-terminal periplasmic domain-containing protein; amino-acid sequence: MTRAARSTIYVPMRQRLNATNLLLLHVLCLIGAASGCGVLRGDVPAQEIAESLPTPAKLVVDLASSAGPSQRRDWRPELSVLPFAELDDDKDKAVIHNVRQCRWRSSDDYDVKHSDWKFRWEDVQAVDFIVVPFQDTPMLAHTMISFDLGDDRYLALSVEARLEAGETYSPIAGVAKQFDLIYILGDETDLLGLRAEVRRNDIFLYRSRATPQQSAQILRSVLERCNQLRQTPEFYDSLRNSCATNVADHIAPFAPASLMTDWRLMMPGHSDKLAYDLKLIDTSRPFEQVRREAFVSLKARQHLGDKNFSRLIRE